A window from Methanocalculus alkaliphilus encodes these proteins:
- a CDS encoding carboxylate--amine ligase: protein MNKRVIYPDPDFYPEEFADFMYEYVLENELDMIIPVRDSATLILSKYIEKFRPFVKLPLVEYNTMMLGRDKAKTIQLAEKLGIPHPKTVYNQQPEFDEIIKNFKFPLILKPTEGSGSRGVTYVKSSKGLEDTYNKIKENYGDLMIQEFVPHGGGYATSVLLNQGSLRAFFSHKRIREYPTSGGPSTLREGIRDTKLENYSFKLLSAIQWHGVAMVEFRKDFYTNEYKLMEINPRFWGSLSLPIFSGVDFPYLLYCMEMEGDIEPVIEYSIGMRSRWLIGDLLWLTESKNNASHIHDFIKFWSDDLCYDEITRYDPFVLLGAIMEAMVSITKNEKRRYAFERGWDKKT from the coding sequence GTGAATAAACGCGTCATCTATCCAGATCCTGATTTTTATCCGGAAGAGTTTGCTGACTTTATGTATGAATATGTCCTAGAGAATGAGTTGGATATGATAATACCAGTTAGAGATTCTGCAACATTAATATTATCAAAATATATAGAAAAATTTCGCCCTTTTGTGAAACTACCTCTAGTAGAATATAATACTATGATGTTAGGACGTGATAAGGCTAAAACTATCCAACTTGCAGAAAAACTAGGTATCCCACATCCTAAAACAGTGTATAATCAACAACCAGAATTTGATGAGATAATAAAAAATTTTAAATTCCCGCTAATTTTAAAACCGACAGAGGGATCGGGATCGCGAGGTGTGACATATGTCAAATCTTCAAAGGGCCTAGAAGACACTTATAATAAAATCAAGGAAAATTATGGCGACCTCATGATACAGGAATTCGTACCCCACGGAGGTGGATATGCAACATCAGTATTGTTAAACCAAGGAAGTTTAAGAGCTTTTTTTTCCCATAAAAGAATAAGGGAGTACCCAACAAGTGGAGGGCCAAGTACACTTCGGGAAGGGATCAGAGACACCAAACTTGAGAATTATTCTTTTAAGCTGCTTTCAGCTATACAATGGCATGGTGTTGCAATGGTCGAATTTCGAAAAGATTTTTATACAAATGAATATAAACTAATGGAAATAAACCCCCGTTTTTGGGGTTCTCTTTCTCTTCCAATTTTCTCTGGAGTTGATTTTCCATATCTGCTTTATTGCATGGAAATGGAGGGCGACATTGAACCTGTCATTGAATATTCAATTGGAATGAGAAGTCGGTGGTTAATTGGTGATTTATTATGGTTAACTGAAAGTAAAAATAATGCATCCCATATACATGATTTTATAAAATTTTGGAGTGATGATCTTTGTTATGATGAAATTACTCGTTATGATCCCTTTGTTCTATTAGGGGCAATAATGGAGGCAATGGTATCAATTACAAAAAATGAAAAGAGAAGGTATGCTTTTGAAAGAGGCTGGGATAAAAAAACTTAA